The following coding sequences lie in one Ctenopharyngodon idella isolate HZGC_01 chromosome 11, HZGC01, whole genome shotgun sequence genomic window:
- the bicd2 gene encoding protein bicaudal D homolog 2 isoform X1 has translation MSGDEDGCPEAQLVTEAGPNWLRAEIERLTRELSETSREKIQAAEYGLAVLEENQQLKQRFEDLESEYETVRQELDQLREAYGQVHSTHKKVAADGESREESLILESASKEAYYEQRVQDLQTDLRQTKNTLTSTQAENERLATLALELRENNEIVELQRSRLRDDIREYKIRESRLLQDYTELEEENISLQKQVSTLKQGQVEFEGLKHENRRLEEEVQYLNSQLEDAVRLREIAERQLTEALETVKTEREQKAALRKELTHHMTLGDSLLASSLDGLKLSADEPNNDDAILTFENGFAKVSEGNDEDNRLSSPKRGENFRPAPSLVDDLLTELNISEIQKLKQQLLQVEREKVALLTTLQDSQKQLEHARGALAEQQEAMTRLSDDLGAMRRLQAGKERQSALDSERERDSREDNDVDYYELDINGPEILRCKYEVAIAEAGELRGELKGLKSEHDEMKAEHEEIRARLEGQVRDLSVQVSQLESSSRADRDQVTRLEKELKEVSAVAGETEGSLSVAQDELVAFSEELANLYHHVCMCNNETPNRVMLDFYKEGKGSKTEGKDRQSTLTQTSNSTAQAPRSNSTTVDSSTSGMAVREEPRPEPMDIYNLVAIIRDQIRHLQKAVDRTTELSRQRVASLELAAVADKDQAACMEEILKLKSLLSTKREQIATLRTVLKANKQTAEVALANLKSKYENEKAMVTETMMKLRNELKALKEDAATFSSLRAMFATRCDEYVTQLDDMQRQLAAAEDEKKTLNSLLRMAIQQKLALTQRLEDLEFDHEQSRRGSGAGPGGRGKAPSGRGRGPLSFSSPHVSPRLPCKNRPQPHGLIGSPAVFCSEKYKILCDAGSD, from the exons GAGCGCCTGACGCGGGAACTGAGCGAGACGAGCCGGGAGAAGATCCAGGCGGCGGAGTACGGGCTCGCGGTGCTGGAGGAAAACCAGCAGCTGAAACAACGCTTTGAAGATCTGGAGAGCGAATATGAGACCGTCAGACAAGAGCTGGATCAGCTCAGAGAG GCATATGGCCAGGTTCACTCCACCCATAAAAAGGTGGCTGCGGACGGGGAAAGCAGGGAGGAGTCCCTCATCCTGGAGTCGGCATCTAAAGAGGCCTACTATGAGCAGAGAGTGCAGGATCTGCAGACTGACCTAcgacaaacaaaaaacactctCACCAGCACACAGGCAGAGAACGAACGTCTGGCCACCCTTGCCCTCGAGCTGAGAGAG AATAATGAGATTGTGGAGCTGCAGCGCAGTCGTCTGCGTGATGACATTCGAGAGTACAAGATCCGAGAGTCTCGTCTGCTGCAAGACTACACTGAACTGGAGGAGGAGAACATCAGCCTGCAGAAACAAGTCTCCACCCTTAAACAGGGTCAG GTGGAGTTTGAGGGACTCAAGCATGAGAATCGGCGTTTGGAAGAGGAAGTACAGTACCTAAACAGCCAGCTAGAGGACGCTGTTCGGTTACGCGAAATAGCCGAGCGTCAGCTAACGGAGGCTCTAGAAACCGTAAAGACCGAGCGGGAGCAGAAAGCAGCTCTTCGAAAAGAATTGACACATCACATGACCCTGGGAGACTCCCTCCTTGCCAGCTCATTGGACGGGCTTAAACTGAGTGCAGACGAACCTAATAATGATGATGCCATTCTGACATTTGAAAATGGATTTGCTAAAGTCAGTGAAGGTAATGATGAAGATAACAGATTGTCTTCACCCAAGAGAGGTGAAAACTTCCGTCCCGCACCAAGTCTGGTGGATGACTTGTTGACCGAGCTGAACATCTCTGAGATCCAGAAACTCAAGCAACAGCTGTTACAG GTGGAGCGAGAGAAGGTAGCTCTTCTCACCACTTTACAGGACTCTCAGAAGCAGTTAGAGCATGCTCGCGGAGCATTAGCCGAACAGCAGGAAGCTATGACGAGACTTAGCGATGATTTGGGCGCAATGAGAAGACTGCAGGCAGGCAAGGAGCGGCAGTCGGCACTGGACAGTGAGCGAGAGCGGGACAGTCGAGAGGACAATGATGTGGACTATTATGAGCTGGATATCAATGGGCCAGAGATACTTCGCTGCAAGTATGAGGTAGCCATAGCAGAGGCAGGTGAACTAAGGGGGGAGCTTAAGGGACTAAAGTCGGAGCATGATGAG ATGAAGGCTGAGCATGAGGAGATACGGGCACGACTGGAAGGACAGGTGCGTGACCTCAGTGTTCAAGTGTCTCAGTTGGAGAGCAGCAGCCGTGCAGACCGCGATCAAGTCACTCGGTTGGAAAAGGAGCTAAAGGAAGTGAGTGCAGTCGCAGGCGAGACAGAGGGCAGTCTCAGCGTTGCCCAGGATGAACTTGTTGCCTTTAGTGAAGAGCTTGCAAACCTCTACCACCATGTCTGCATGTGCAACAATGAAACCCCGAATCGCGTCATGCTTGATTTCTACAAAGAAGGTAAAGGAAGCAAGACTGAAGGTAAAGATCGGCAGTCTACATTGACGCAAACCAGCAACAGCACAGCCCAGGCACCCAGGTCCAACTCCACTACTGTTGACAGCTCAACTTCTGGGATGGCAGTCAGAGAAGAGCCACGTCCTGAACCAATGGACATCTACAACCTGGTAGCAATAATTCGGGATCAGATCCGCCACTTGCAGAAGGCAGTGGACCGTACCACAGAATTATCCAGGCAAAGAGTTGCTTCTCTAGAGTTGGCCGCAGTGGCAGATAAAGACCAAGCTGCTTGCATGGaggagattttgaagctcaAGTCCCTGCTGAGCACTAAGCGAGAACAGATTGCCACGCTGAGGACTGTGCTCAAGGCCAACAAACAG ACAGCTGAGGTTGCCCTAGCAAACTTGAAGAGCAAATATGAGAATGAAAAGGCCATGGTCACCGAAACCATGATGAAGTTAAGAAACGAGCTGAAGGCTCTTAAAGAAGATGCTGCCACTTTCTCCTCTCTCAGGGCAATGTTCGCCACCAG GTGTGATGAGTATGTAACACAATTAGACGACATGCAGAGGCAGCTAGCTGCAGCAGAAGATGAGAAGAAGACTCTGAACTCCCTCCTGCGTATGGCCATCCAGCAGAAACTGGCCCTCACTCAGCGACTGGAGGATCTGGAGTTTGACCACGAGCAATCCCGAAGAGGATCCGGTGCTGGGCCAGGTGGCCGTGGGAAGGCTCCATCTGGGCGTGGCAGAGGACCCTTGTCTTTTTCCAGCCCCCATGTAAGTCCTAGACTTCCCTGTAAGAACAGGCCGCAACCACACGGCCTCATTGGAAGTCCTGCGGTTTTCTGCAGCGAGAAGTATAAAATTCTGTGTGACGCTGGATCCGATTAA
- the card19 gene encoding caspase recruitment domain family, member 19 isoform X2 gives MTESFHEQLRIDSRFLKSDRRLDTELVDKLILQLNRIYPQILTDKEASKFRDLDVPTCIRLAELLSHLQEKGEEACREFYRALHLHVEDVYFSLPTRLKLRESGDPISPIPIATERHVLNDHSPFFFLSCFSVAVGAALLYYYGESKQVSGSSSALGLAAMGLGRKVRDVLIWYTEDGK, from the exons ATGACAGAGAGCTTCCATGAACAGCTGCGAATAGACAGCCGGTTCCTGAAATCGGACCGACGTCTGGATACAGAATTGGTGGATAAACTCATCCTGCAGCTGAACAGAATCTACCCACAGATCCTGACTGACAAGGAGGCCTCCAAA TTCAGGGATTTGGATGTTCCCACCTGTATCAGGCTGGCGGAGCTGCTGTCTCACCTACAGGAGAAAGGAGAGGAGGCATGTCGAGAGTTTTACCGTGCTCTTCACCTCCACGTGGAAGACGTTTACTTCAGCTTACCCACACGTCTCAAACTCAGAG AGTCTGGAGATCCAATCAGCCCAATCCCGATTGCCACAGAGAGACACGTATTAAATGACCATA GTCCGTTTTTCTTCCTCAGTTGTTTCAGTGTGGCTGTAGGAGCAGCTCTGCTGTATTACTATGGTG AGTCCAAGCAGGTGTCAGGCTCCAGCAGCGCTCTGGGTCTGGCCGCGATGGGTCTTGGTAGAAAAGTGCGAGACGTTCTTATCTGGTACACAGAAGATGGAAAATAA
- the bicd2 gene encoding protein bicaudal D homolog 2 isoform X2: MSGDEDGCPEAQLVTEAGPNWLRAEIERLTRELSETSREKIQAAEYGLAVLEENQQLKQRFEDLESEYETVRQELDQLREAYGQVHSTHKKVAADGESREESLILESASKEAYYEQRVQDLQTDLRQTKNTLTSTQAENERLATLALELRENNEIVELQRSRLRDDIREYKIRESRLLQDYTELEEENISLQKQVSTLKQGQVEFEGLKHENRRLEEEVQYLNSQLEDAVRLREIAERQLTEALETVKTEREQKAALRKELTHHMTLGDSLLASSLDGLKLSADEPNNDDAILTFENGFAKVSEGNDEDNRLSSPKRGENFRPAPSLVDDLLTELNISEIQKLKQQLLQVEREKVALLTTLQDSQKQLEHARGALAEQQEAMTRLSDDLGAMRRLQAGKERQSALDSERERDSREDNDVDYYELDINGPEILRCKYEVAIAEAGELRGELKGLKSEHDEMKAEHEEIRARLEGQVRDLSVQVSQLESSSRADRDQVTRLEKELKEVSAVAGETEGSLSVAQDELVAFSEELANLYHHVCMCNNETPNRVMLDFYKEGKGSKTEGKDRQSTLTQTSNSTAQAPRSNSTTVDSSTSGMAVREEPRPEPMDIYNLVAIIRDQIRHLQKAVDRTTELSRQRVASLELAAVADKDQAACMEEILKLKSLLSTKREQIATLRTVLKANKQTAEVALANLKSKYENEKAMVTETMMKLRNELKALKEDAATFSSLRAMFATRCDEYVTQLDDMQRQLAAAEDEKKTLNSLLRMAIQQKLALTQRLEDLEFDHEQSRRGSGAGPGGRGKAPSGRGRGPLSFSSPH; this comes from the exons GAGCGCCTGACGCGGGAACTGAGCGAGACGAGCCGGGAGAAGATCCAGGCGGCGGAGTACGGGCTCGCGGTGCTGGAGGAAAACCAGCAGCTGAAACAACGCTTTGAAGATCTGGAGAGCGAATATGAGACCGTCAGACAAGAGCTGGATCAGCTCAGAGAG GCATATGGCCAGGTTCACTCCACCCATAAAAAGGTGGCTGCGGACGGGGAAAGCAGGGAGGAGTCCCTCATCCTGGAGTCGGCATCTAAAGAGGCCTACTATGAGCAGAGAGTGCAGGATCTGCAGACTGACCTAcgacaaacaaaaaacactctCACCAGCACACAGGCAGAGAACGAACGTCTGGCCACCCTTGCCCTCGAGCTGAGAGAG AATAATGAGATTGTGGAGCTGCAGCGCAGTCGTCTGCGTGATGACATTCGAGAGTACAAGATCCGAGAGTCTCGTCTGCTGCAAGACTACACTGAACTGGAGGAGGAGAACATCAGCCTGCAGAAACAAGTCTCCACCCTTAAACAGGGTCAG GTGGAGTTTGAGGGACTCAAGCATGAGAATCGGCGTTTGGAAGAGGAAGTACAGTACCTAAACAGCCAGCTAGAGGACGCTGTTCGGTTACGCGAAATAGCCGAGCGTCAGCTAACGGAGGCTCTAGAAACCGTAAAGACCGAGCGGGAGCAGAAAGCAGCTCTTCGAAAAGAATTGACACATCACATGACCCTGGGAGACTCCCTCCTTGCCAGCTCATTGGACGGGCTTAAACTGAGTGCAGACGAACCTAATAATGATGATGCCATTCTGACATTTGAAAATGGATTTGCTAAAGTCAGTGAAGGTAATGATGAAGATAACAGATTGTCTTCACCCAAGAGAGGTGAAAACTTCCGTCCCGCACCAAGTCTGGTGGATGACTTGTTGACCGAGCTGAACATCTCTGAGATCCAGAAACTCAAGCAACAGCTGTTACAG GTGGAGCGAGAGAAGGTAGCTCTTCTCACCACTTTACAGGACTCTCAGAAGCAGTTAGAGCATGCTCGCGGAGCATTAGCCGAACAGCAGGAAGCTATGACGAGACTTAGCGATGATTTGGGCGCAATGAGAAGACTGCAGGCAGGCAAGGAGCGGCAGTCGGCACTGGACAGTGAGCGAGAGCGGGACAGTCGAGAGGACAATGATGTGGACTATTATGAGCTGGATATCAATGGGCCAGAGATACTTCGCTGCAAGTATGAGGTAGCCATAGCAGAGGCAGGTGAACTAAGGGGGGAGCTTAAGGGACTAAAGTCGGAGCATGATGAG ATGAAGGCTGAGCATGAGGAGATACGGGCACGACTGGAAGGACAGGTGCGTGACCTCAGTGTTCAAGTGTCTCAGTTGGAGAGCAGCAGCCGTGCAGACCGCGATCAAGTCACTCGGTTGGAAAAGGAGCTAAAGGAAGTGAGTGCAGTCGCAGGCGAGACAGAGGGCAGTCTCAGCGTTGCCCAGGATGAACTTGTTGCCTTTAGTGAAGAGCTTGCAAACCTCTACCACCATGTCTGCATGTGCAACAATGAAACCCCGAATCGCGTCATGCTTGATTTCTACAAAGAAGGTAAAGGAAGCAAGACTGAAGGTAAAGATCGGCAGTCTACATTGACGCAAACCAGCAACAGCACAGCCCAGGCACCCAGGTCCAACTCCACTACTGTTGACAGCTCAACTTCTGGGATGGCAGTCAGAGAAGAGCCACGTCCTGAACCAATGGACATCTACAACCTGGTAGCAATAATTCGGGATCAGATCCGCCACTTGCAGAAGGCAGTGGACCGTACCACAGAATTATCCAGGCAAAGAGTTGCTTCTCTAGAGTTGGCCGCAGTGGCAGATAAAGACCAAGCTGCTTGCATGGaggagattttgaagctcaAGTCCCTGCTGAGCACTAAGCGAGAACAGATTGCCACGCTGAGGACTGTGCTCAAGGCCAACAAACAG ACAGCTGAGGTTGCCCTAGCAAACTTGAAGAGCAAATATGAGAATGAAAAGGCCATGGTCACCGAAACCATGATGAAGTTAAGAAACGAGCTGAAGGCTCTTAAAGAAGATGCTGCCACTTTCTCCTCTCTCAGGGCAATGTTCGCCACCAG GTGTGATGAGTATGTAACACAATTAGACGACATGCAGAGGCAGCTAGCTGCAGCAGAAGATGAGAAGAAGACTCTGAACTCCCTCCTGCGTATGGCCATCCAGCAGAAACTGGCCCTCACTCAGCGACTGGAGGATCTGGAGTTTGACCACGAGCAATCCCGAAGAGGATCCGGTGCTGGGCCAGGTGGCCGTGGGAAGGCTCCATCTGGGCGTGGCAGAGGACCCTTGTCTTTTTCCAGCCCCCAT TAA
- the ninj1 gene encoding ninjurin-1 isoform X1, whose product MASEEIELNGGASRGDSAEHPRGGRWSRNTQLNMNHYANKKSAAESMLDVALLMANASQLKTVLELGPNFSFYIPIISLISISLILQIIVGILLIFIVKWNLNDSRKHFILNLLENIVTALVFVIVVVNVFITAFGVQRPEEKKS is encoded by the exons ATGGCTTCAGAAGAGATAGAATTAAACGGAGGTGCTAGCAGAGGTGATTCGGCAGAG CATCCTCGGGGGGGCCGCTGGTCAAGAAACACACAACTTAACATGAACCATTACGCTAATAAGAAGAGTGCAGCGGAGAGCATGCTGGATGTAGCGCTGCTGATGGCCAACGCATCCCAGCTGAAGACCGTCCTGGAGTTGGGACCAAACTTCTCCTTCTACATTCCTATTATCAGCCTCATCAGCATCTCCCTCATCTTACAGATCATCGTGGGGATCTTGCTCATCTTCATAG TGAAGTGGAATCTGAATGACTCAAGGAAACACTTCATACTGAACCTTCTGGAAAACATCGTCACAGCTCTTGTGTTTGTCATCGTAGTTGTGAATGTTTTCATCACAGCATTTGGCGTCCAAAGACCAGAAGAGAAGAAATCATAA
- the ninj1 gene encoding ninjurin-1 isoform X2, whose product MNHYANKKSAAESMLDVALLMANASQLKTVLELGPNFSFYIPIISLISISLILQIIVGILLIFIVKWNLNDSRKHFILNLLENIVTALVFVIVVVNVFITAFGVQRPEEKKS is encoded by the exons ATGAACCATTACGCTAATAAGAAGAGTGCAGCGGAGAGCATGCTGGATGTAGCGCTGCTGATGGCCAACGCATCCCAGCTGAAGACCGTCCTGGAGTTGGGACCAAACTTCTCCTTCTACATTCCTATTATCAGCCTCATCAGCATCTCCCTCATCTTACAGATCATCGTGGGGATCTTGCTCATCTTCATAG TGAAGTGGAATCTGAATGACTCAAGGAAACACTTCATACTGAACCTTCTGGAAAACATCGTCACAGCTCTTGTGTTTGTCATCGTAGTTGTGAATGTTTTCATCACAGCATTTGGCGTCCAAAGACCAGAAGAGAAGAAATCATAA
- the card19 gene encoding caspase recruitment domain family, member 19 isoform X1 translates to MGESFHEQLRIDSRFLKSDRRLDTELVDKLILQLNRIYPQILTDKEASKFRDLDVPTCIRLAELLSHLQEKGEEACREFYRALHLHVEDVYFSLPTRLKLRESGDPISPIPIATERHVLNDHSPFFFLSCFSVAVGAALLYYYGESKQVSGSSSALGLAAMGLGRKVRDVLIWYTEDGK, encoded by the exons ATGGGAG AGAGCTTCCATGAACAGCTGCGAATAGACAGCCGGTTCCTGAAATCGGACCGACGTCTGGATACAGAATTGGTGGATAAACTCATCCTGCAGCTGAACAGAATCTACCCACAGATCCTGACTGACAAGGAGGCCTCCAAA TTCAGGGATTTGGATGTTCCCACCTGTATCAGGCTGGCGGAGCTGCTGTCTCACCTACAGGAGAAAGGAGAGGAGGCATGTCGAGAGTTTTACCGTGCTCTTCACCTCCACGTGGAAGACGTTTACTTCAGCTTACCCACACGTCTCAAACTCAGAG AGTCTGGAGATCCAATCAGCCCAATCCCGATTGCCACAGAGAGACACGTATTAAATGACCATA GTCCGTTTTTCTTCCTCAGTTGTTTCAGTGTGGCTGTAGGAGCAGCTCTGCTGTATTACTATGGTG AGTCCAAGCAGGTGTCAGGCTCCAGCAGCGCTCTGGGTCTGGCCGCGATGGGTCTTGGTAGAAAAGTGCGAGACGTTCTTATCTGGTACACAGAAGATGGAAAATAA